From Saccharibacillus brassicae:
CGACTGGTTTTCGACATTTTTCGTCATCGGATCAGGCAGCGCCGGAGCGGGAGCGGCCAGGCATTCGCGGCCGCCCATATACGGGCGAAGCGCCGGCGGCAGGTAGATCGAGCCGTCTGCGCGCTGATGGTTTTCCAGCAGCGGAATAAGCAGGCGGGGGACGGCGGCGGCCGTGTTGTTCAGCGTATGGCAGTAACGAAGTTTGCCGTCTTCGCCCCGGTAGCGCAGCCCGGCTCGCCGGGCCTGGAAGTCGCCGACGTTCGACGCCGAATGCGTCTCGCCGTAAGCGCCGCGGCTCGGCATCCACGTCTCGATATCGTACTGCTTGTAATTTTTCTGCGACATGTCCCCGATGCAGACGGCGACTTTGCGGTACGGCAGTTCAAGCAGGCGCAGCAGGTCTTCCGCATTGCGCGTAATGTCCTGCAGCAGGCGCTCCGCTTCGGCTTCTTCGCCGCGGCAGATGACGATTTGCTCGACTTTGGCGAATTGATGCACGCGGTACAAGCCGCGGGTATCGCGTCCGGCCGAGCCGACTTCGCTGCGGAAGCAGGTCGAGATGCCGGCCACGCGGATCGGCTGCTCCACGTCGAGAATCTCGTCTGCGAAGTAGGCGATCAGCGGCACTTCCGACGTGCCGACGAGCCAGGCGTCTTGTCCTTCGATCTTGTACGCCTGATCCTGCCCGGTCGGGAAAAATCCGGTGTCCCGCATCGCTTTGGTCCGCACCATCAGCGGAACGTCCATGCCGGTGAAGCCGCGCTCTTCGAGCAGGTCGAGCGCCAGCTGCTGCACCGCACGCTGAAGGCGCAGGCCGTCGCCGGTCAGGAAATAGCTGCGCGTACCGGCGACTTTGACGCCGCGCTCCATGTCGAATAAAGCGTGCAGGTCGCCTAATTCGACATGGTCGCGCGGTTCGAAATCGAAGGCCGGAAGCTCCCCGACGACCGCGATTTCCACGTTATCCGCGTCCGATTTTCCGTAGGGCGTATCCGCCGACACGAGGTTCGGCACCCGGTCCATCAGCTCGCGGTAGCGCCGATTCACGTCGGCAAGTTCGGTCTCCACCGTCGCAAGCTCGGCTTTTTCCGTCCGAATGGCTTCTTTGCGCCGATCCGCTTCGGCTTTGTCGCCTGCGGCGAGGCAGGCTCCGATCTCTTCGCTGAACCGGTTGCGCCGCGCCCGCAGCGTCTCCGAGCGTTCGGCCAGCTCCCGCCTGCGTTCGTCCGTCTCCAGCAGCTCGGCGATCGACAGCTTTATTTTTTTACCGTCGGCCGCCGCCTGAAATTGTTCCGCTTTTGCCCGAATCTGCTTCATGTCCATCATGGGTGTGCACGCTCCTTGGGAATAAGAATAAAAAAACGCAAAAACGCCCTCTCGTTTGGGACGAGGGGCGTATGTACGCTCGCGGTGCCACCCAATTTGACCGTTCCTTCAGGAACGATCCGCTCTGGATTCCGCGATAACGGGCGAATACCGGTTGACTTAGGGAGTCGGCGCGGCGGACGAACGTGCGCGCGGACCCTTGACGAAAACGCCTCGGAGTTGGATGCTCGTCATCGGCATGCTGAACGTTTGAAATTGTGATTCCCAGTATAACGCCGCGCCGCCCCGCCGTCAACGTGCACAAAAAACGCAAAAAAAAGAGGCTTCGGATTCGGGGGAATCCGGAGCCTGCACGCGTGATCGGGTCTGGAAGGAGAGGAGGGCGATCCGCCGTCAATGAAGGAGGAGGAAATATGATGAAGCGGGTCCCGGCTGCGAAAGAGGAAGTCTGAGAGGAAGGATACCGGCCGGGAAGCCGCGAAGCACCCAAAAGTGCGGCATTCAAAATGCTGGATGAATATGATGGAAAATGGATGAATGATCGTTTTTTGTGAATGGCTGCTTGGCGTAAAAGATAAGGCGGAGGCTTACGCGCTGATCGCGTTATAGCGATTCGACAATTCTTCGAACCATTCCTTGTCTTTGAGCTGCAGAGCCAGATCAATCAGGTTGTTCAGTTCGCCGCGCTCCAGTTCGACCTGGTCGTTGAAGCTGATGCAGGCGGAGATTTGGATACGTTCTTCGGCGTCCGCGGAAAGGTCGATATCGACGTTCACTTCGACTTCGGCGTCCATGAATTCTTTTTTGAGGAAGTAGATCACTTCGCACAGGATAACCGGTCTGACGTAGCTTTCGAACGAGCAGTCCATGACTTTGACCCAGTAGTGCGGATTCGAGAAGTGCAGCGTCTGACCGGCTTGTTCGCCCTGGTTGGTGTGAATGTCCTGGGTCAGTTCGAGAAGAACGGGTTCGGCTTCGAAGAATTTCGCGATTTGTTTGTGAAGAAC
This genomic window contains:
- the serS gene encoding serine--tRNA ligase, translated to MMDMKQIRAKAEQFQAAADGKKIKLSIAELLETDERRRELAERSETLRARRNRFSEEIGACLAAGDKAEADRRKEAIRTEKAELATVETELADVNRRYRELMDRVPNLVSADTPYGKSDADNVEIAVVGELPAFDFEPRDHVELGDLHALFDMERGVKVAGTRSYFLTGDGLRLQRAVQQLALDLLEERGFTGMDVPLMVRTKAMRDTGFFPTGQDQAYKIEGQDAWLVGTSEVPLIAYFADEILDVEQPIRVAGISTCFRSEVGSAGRDTRGLYRVHQFAKVEQIVICRGEEAEAERLLQDITRNAEDLLRLLELPYRKVAVCIGDMSQKNYKQYDIETWMPSRGAYGETHSASNVGDFQARRAGLRYRGEDGKLRYCHTLNNTAAAVPRLLIPLLENHQRADGSIYLPPALRPYMGGRECLAAPAPALPDPMTKNVENQS
- a CDS encoding IDEAL domain-containing protein; translation: MIMLNTKGITEVLHKQIAKFFEAEPVLLELTQDIHTNQGEQAGQTLHFSNPHYWVKVMDCSFESYVRPVILCEVIYFLKKEFMDAEVEVNVDIDLSADAEERIQISACISFNDQVELERGELNNLIDLALQLKDKEWFEELSNRYNAISA